In Papaver somniferum cultivar HN1 chromosome 1, ASM357369v1, whole genome shotgun sequence, a genomic segment contains:
- the LOC113309348 gene encoding uncharacterized protein LOC113309348, whose amino-acid sequence MHSLFSPSSLLVPPSSIHPSLTCLYNHQHHRVHLSSRFQSLPSLKCSSESNEGTVAVLNIENIVEKDWSFLDIDNLNSLEEQTHKSNRIISAADIKDTSRVLVSIGTEDFVDRLVESSPCQLLLVVHDSLFSLAMIKEKYDNVKCWQGEIIYVPDKWVPFDVVFLTCLPAVPFQLNQIFGALAERCLPGAKVIISHTQGRGVVEQQRKAFPDVVTSDLPDKPTLEKVASDNYFYLTEFLDEPGFYLAVLKFCSKGLPTR is encoded by the exons ATGCATTCCCTCTTCTCCCCCTCGTCTCTTCTCGTTCCACCTTCCTCCATCCATCCCTCTCTTACTTGTCTTTACAATCACCAGCACCATCGTGTTCATCTCTCATCTCGATTTCAGTCACTTCCTTCCCTTAAATGTTCTTCTGAGTCAAATGAAGGAACAGTCGCAGTTTTAAACATTGAAAACATAGTTGAAAAAGACTGGTCTTTTCTTGATATAGACAACTTAAACTCTCTTGAAGAACAAACTCACAAGTCAAATCGAATAATTTCAGCTGCTGATATTAAAGATACTTCTAGGGTTTTAGTATCAATTGGTACGGAAGATTTCGTTGACAGATTAGTTGAATCTTCACCATGCCAACTTCTGTTAGTTGTTCAtgattctcttttttctttagctatgatTAAAGAAAAGTATGATAATGTTAAGTGTTGGCAAGGAGAGATTATTTATGTTCCTGATAAATGGGTTCCATTTGATGTTGTTTTTTTGACTTGTCTTCCTGCTGTGCCTTTTCAACTCAATCAAATCTTTGGAGCTCTTGCTGAACGTTGTTTACCTG GTGCAAAAGTTATCATCAGCCATACACAAGGGAGGGGAGTCGTGGAGCAGCAAAGAAAAGCATTTCCTGATGTTGTAACCTCAGACTTGCCTGATAAGCCTACATTAGAGAAGGTAGCATCAGATAATTATTTTTACCTAACTGAGTTTTTAGATGAGCCTGGTTTCTACCTTGCGGTTCTGAAATTCTGCAGTAAAGGACTCCCAACTAGATAG